The genomic stretch GAACGGCGTTCCCGTTCCGATGGGCGGCGTCACCGCAGTCGGGACCCTGCCGAACTACCGGCGCCGCGGCCTGCTGCGCCAAACGATGCGCAGGGCACTGGAGACGATGTACGAGCGGCGCCAGCCGCTGGCGATCCTTTGGGCGAGCATGGCGGCGATCTACCAGCGGTTCGGGTATGGCCTCGCCTCCACGGGGGTGACCTACCGGTTCGACCCGCGGCTTGCGGGGCTCGCGCAACGGCCGAATATTACCGGCCAGATTGAGCTGCTGACGACGGACGAGGCGTATCCGGTCATCAAGCCCGTCTTCATCGAATGGGCCACACCGCGAAATCTCGTCATCCACCGCTCGGCCGAACTCTGGCGCGTCTCGACGTTTCGCCCGCCGAAGAAGGGCCTGCCGGTGCACGTCGCCGTCTACCGCGACGCTGACGGCACCCCGCGCGGGTACGCGGTGTATACCGCGCAGGGGGTGGAGCACGCCCCCGACGAGGGTGAACAGGAGATTCGCGTGAACGAGCTGGTCGCCCTCGATGCTTCCGCATGGATGGCGCTCTGGGAGTTCCTGCGGTCGCACGACCTCGCCAGGCGGATCGAACTTCGCGCCGTCTCTCCCGATGACCCGGCGCCGCTGCTTCTCCTCGAGCCGCGCGTCCTCAACCGGCGCACGCAGGATGCCATCTGGATGCGCGTCGTCGATGTTCAGCGAGCGCTCGAAGCGCGCGCGTATGGAGCGGCAGGGCGACTGACCATATCGCTCACGGCTGACGACGAGTGCCCCTGGAATTCAGGCACGTACGAACTCGAAACCAACGGGCCCCGGGCGGAGGTACGCCGCGTGAGCGGACCGGGCGCGGACATCACCCTTGAGCCCGCCGCGCTGGCATCGCTCCTCGCCGGCCAGTGGTCTGCCAGCTTCCTCGCTCGCGCCGGGCGGCTCGAGGCCGCCGACGAAGCGAAACTCCGGCTCGCCGATGACCTCTTCAGGACCGCGTACGCGCCGTTCTGCCCGAACGGTTTCTAGCCGCCGCCGGTGCCGACCAGGCCGAGGTAGCGGTCGCGGTCCGCAGCCCGCGCCGGCCTGTGCTTGACGTCGTCCGGGCCGAGCGGCCGTGTCCAGGTTGCAAATTCGAGAAGGATGCCGTCCGGGTCCTGGAAGTAGAAGGAGCGGATAAACGTTCCCTCGTGCACCTCGCGCGAGACCTGCCGCGGGCTGTCGTCGTGATTCAGGATCGGGGTGACCTTGATGCCCTTGGCCTTGATTTTCTCGTAGTACTCGTCGAACTTCTCGGGCGGCACGTCGAAGGCGACGTGGTTCATTGACCCGTGGGCGGTCGCCAGTTCGCCTTCACCGGGCATGCCGGCCGGCGACGCAATCCCGGGCGCGGCCTCGGGAGCGTCGGGGAACCAGAAGAAGGCAAGCGAGTCACCGTTCCCGATGTCGAAGAAGAAGTGCTGGCCCATGTTGTTCGGCAGCTCGATCGTCTTGATGAGCGGCATGCCGAGCACGTTGCAGTAGAAGTCGACGGTGCGCTCCATGTCCCGGCAGACG from Tepidiforma thermophila encodes the following:
- a CDS encoding GNAT family N-acetyltransferase translates to MTIEIRPCADRDELREYGRIVSYVFASEEGMDDELAATQPEWTVCAFVDGKMASTLGVWPFTVRLNGVPVPMGGVTAVGTLPNYRRRGLLRQTMRRALETMYERRQPLAILWASMAAIYQRFGYGLASTGVTYRFDPRLAGLAQRPNITGQIELLTTDEAYPVIKPVFIEWATPRNLVIHRSAELWRVSTFRPPKKGLPVHVAVYRDADGTPRGYAVYTAQGVEHAPDEGEQEIRVNELVALDASAWMALWEFLRSHDLARRIELRAVSPDDPAPLLLLEPRVLNRRTQDAIWMRVVDVQRALEARAYGAAGRLTISLTADDECPWNSGTYELETNGPRAEVRRVSGPGADITLEPAALASLLAGQWSASFLARAGRLEAADEAKLRLADDLFRTAYAPFCPNGF
- a CDS encoding VOC family protein — translated: MERKNTEFEFRGINHLALVCRDMERTVDFYCNVLGMPLIKTIELPNNMGQHFFFDIGNGDSLAFFWFPDAPEAAPGIASPAGMPGEGELATAHGSMNHVAFDVPPEKFDEYYEKIKAKGIKVTPILNHDDSPRQVSREVHEGTFIRSFYFQDPDGILLEFATWTRPLGPDDVKHRPARAADRDRYLGLVGTGGG